One part of the Amaranthus tricolor cultivar Red isolate AtriRed21 chromosome 16, ASM2621246v1, whole genome shotgun sequence genome encodes these proteins:
- the LOC130802665 gene encoding GTPase-activating protein GYP2-like isoform X1 produces the protein MRLKSITNPLNSLQNKSVGFRDAYGFAIRPQHVQRYKEYANIYQEEEEERSDRWNIFLEMLSESIQLSVNGEIVDTYDNKGHLMPVADTNLQAPDESVVGTDTSSSEGSIDDKIQKPEVLVVKAKKIHKVQIWSEIRPLLRAIEDIMSVRVNKRSCSYRKEPDTDSHKILKSYEEAKSFKGAAEDDSEEEFYDVEKSDPVQDVPSIDTASIPATVGIVEGTNLDSSSPWKTELDFFVRGGLPMALRGELWQAFVGVKARRVEKYYEKLLHSESNHVNKVNQEETNDNDSGAGLCEKWKGQIEKDLPRTFPGHPALDENGRNALRRLLIAYARHNPSVGYCQAMNFFAGLLLLLMPEENAFWTLMGILDDYFDGYYSEEMIECQVDQHVFEDLMRERFPKLVNHLDYLGVQVGCVTGPWFLSIFINMLPWESVLRVWDVLLFEGNRVMLFRTALALLELYGPALLTTKDAGDAVSLLQSLAGSTFDSSQLVLTACMGYQNVHEARLQELRDKHRPVLLAAIEQRSKGHQALKNSQGLTCKLYSFKHDPGSDEQMNGDTAHIESGFTVPGDYFIGMTGAVDIDPSLDIQEQVRWLKVELCKLLEEKRSAELRAEELETALMEMVKQDNRRQLSARVEQLELEVSELRRSLADKQEQEGAMLQVLMRVEQEQKLTEDARRFAEQEVASQRVAAETLQEKYDKAVFALAEMEKRVVMAESMLEATLQYQSGQMKTQPSPRSVHNSSPVQSNTEPSTDLPVRKISLLTRPFGL, from the exons ATGAGACTAAAGTCTATCACCAATCCTCTCAATTCTCTCCAAAACAAGAG TGTTGGATTCAGAGATGCTTATGGTTTCGCAATTAGACCTCAGCATGTGCAAAGATATAAAGAGTATGCCAACATCTATCAG gaggaagaggaggaaAGATCTGATCGTTGGAACATTTTCCTTGAGATGTTATCTGAGTCTATTCAGTTGTCTGTTAATGGAGAAATAGTAGATACTTATGACAACAAAGGTCACCTGATGCCTGTAGCTGATACTAACCTGCAAGCACCAGATGAGTCTGTTGTTGGAACTGATACATCTAGTTCTGAAGGTTCTATTGATGATAAAATTCAGAAGCCTGAAGTCCTAGTAGTGAAGGCAAAGAAAATTCATAAAGTTCAAATATGGTCTGAGATAAGACCATTATTACGCGCAATAGAGGATATAATGAGTGTACGAGTGAACAAGAGGAGCTGTTCCTATCGGAAAGAACCGGATACTGATTCTCACAAAATCCTCAAATCTTATGAAGAAGCTAAGTCTTTCAAAGGAGCAGCAGAAGATGATTCCGAAGAAGAATTCTATGACGTGGAGAAATCAGATCCTGTTCAAGATGTCCCTTCTATTGATACTGCTTCTATACCTGCAACTGTTGGCATTGTTGAGGGAACCAACCTAGACTCCAGCTCTCCTTGGAAAACAGAATTGGATTTTTTTGTTCGAGGGGGTCTTCCGATGGCCCTTAGAGGAGAG CTTTGGCAAGCCTTTGTTGGTGTGAAGGCACGAAGAGTAGAGAAGTACTATGAAAAGTTGTTGCACTCAGAAAGTAATCATGTTAATAAAGTAAATCAGGAAGAAACAAATGATAATGATTCTGGTGCAGGACTTTGTGAGAAATGGAAGGGCCAGATTGAAAAG GATTTACCTCGTACTTTTCCTGGCCACCCTGCATTGGATGAAAACGGCAGAAATGCTTTAAGGCGTTTACTTATTGCTTATGCTCGGCATAACCCATCAGTTGGCTATTGCCAG GCTATGAATTTTTTTGCTGGCTTACTGTTGCTTTTAATGCCTGAGGAGAATGCATTTTG GACCCTTATGGGTATATTGGATGACTATTTTGATGGTTATTATTCAGAAGAGATGATCGAGTGTCAG GTGGACCAGCATGTTTTTGAGGACTTGATGCGCGAACGGTTCCCAAAATTGG TAAATCATCTTGACTATTTGGGCGTGCAAGTGGGATGTGTTACTGGTCCTTGGTTCCTCTCAATATTCATAAATATGCTTCCGTGGGAAAGTG TTCTTCGAGTTTGGGATGTGCTTCTGTTCGAGGGGAATCGTGTTATGCTGTTTCGCACTGCACTTGCGCTTTTAGAGTTATATG GCCCTGCCTTGTTAACAACAAAAGATGCAGGAGATGCAGTTTCTTTGCTACAATCTCTTGCCGGATCAACGTTTGACAGTAGTCAACTAGTCCTGACTGCTTGCATGGGATACCAAAATGTACATGAAGCTAGATTGCAGGAATTAAGAGATAAACATCGTCCTGTACTACTTGCTGCTATTGAACAAAGATCCAAAGGCCATCAAGCTCTGAAAAATTCTCAGGGTCTAACTTGTAAGCTATACAGTTTCAAGCATGATCCTGGATCTGATGAGCAAATGAATGGTGATACAGCACACATAGAATCTGGTTTTACTGTCCCCGGCGATTACTTTATTGGCATGACTGGAGCTGTGGATATTGATCCTAGTTTGGATATTCAAGAGCAG GTAAGATGGTTGAAGGTTGAATTATGCAAATTATTGGAAGAGAAAAGATCCGCAGAGCTCAG AGCAGAGGAGCTGGAGACTGCATTAATGGAGATGGTGAAGCAAGACAACCGTCGACAATTAAGCGCAAGG GTTGAACAATTGGAACTAGAGGTTTCAGAGCTCCGTCGTTCCCTCGCTGATAAGCAGGAGCAAGAAGGTGCCATGCTTCAG GTCTTAATGCGGGTTGAGCAAGAGCAGAAACTAACGGAAGATGCACGTAGATTTGCTGAACAAGAAGTGGCGTCCCAGAGAGTTGCAGCTGAAACTCTTCAG GAAAAATATGACAAGGCTGTGTTTGCACTTGCTGAAATGGAGAAGCGGGTAGTTATGGCAGAATCAATGTTGGAAGCTACACTACAATACCAGTCCGGCCAAATGAAAACTCAACCTTCTCCAAG GTCTGTACATAATTCTTCACCAGTACAAAGTAACACTGAGCCTTCAACAGATCTACCTGTTAGAAAAATTAGCCTGCTCACGAGACCTTTTGGGCTCTGA
- the LOC130802685 gene encoding CDP-diacylglycerol--glycerol-3-phosphate 3-phosphatidyltransferase 2, whose translation MPAIKVLLRQSIASAAVNPPSILFPSAAANRTPILNRRKVYCLGGRSTLAKRGPCLRIAGAHVKGPTTATIKLNNINIYRKRVFMLSSSSTSSQFPSSSERETGREGDKLDRVPSSSSSSSINFVPEMGHGSDKNKQNNGDWVPNGAVSPSKKDQKQDHSSKLLTLPTVLTLARVAAVPVFIGTFYANSWWGATATTSIFVAAAITDWLDGYLARKMCQGSAFGAFLDPVADKLMVAATLVLLCSKPPEIAMFEHFPWLLPVPAIAIIGREITMSAVREWAASQDAKLLQAVAVNNLGKWKTATQMVALTIILATRDSSVTSQGVLPISGVVLLYVSSGLAVWSLVVYMRKIWKVLLR comes from the exons atgccAGCTATAAAAGTACTTCTCCGGCAATCCATCGCTTCCGCCGCCGTCAACCCGCCGTCAATCCTCTTTCCTTCCGCAGCGGCTAATCGTACCCCAATCCTAAATCGTAGGAAGGTATACTGTTTAGGAGGAAGGAGCACATTAGCAAAAAGGGGCCCATGTTTACGAATCGCGGGGGCGCACGTTAAGGGGCCAACAACAGCAACAATAAAGCTAAACAACATCAACATTTATAGGAAAAGGGTATTTATGCTTTCGTCCTCTTCTACTTCTTCTCAATTTCCCTCATCTTCTGAGAGAGAAACTGGGAGAGAAGGGGATAAATTAGATAGggttccttcttcttcttcgtcttcttcGATTAATTTCGTGCCTGAGATGGGTCATGGGAGTGATaagaacaaacaaaataatGGAGATTGGGTTCCTAACGGCGCCGTTTCACCTTCCAAGAAAGATCAAAAACAAGACCATTCTTCTAAATTACTTACATTGCCTACTGTTTTAACCCTTGCCCGTGTTGCCGCCGTTCCTGTTTTTATTGGCA CATTTTACGCAAATAGTTGGTGGGGAGCAACTGCCACAACTAGTATATTTGTTGCTGCAGCAATCACAGATTGGCTCGATGGCTACCTTGCTAGAAAG ATGTGTCAAGGTTCTGCATTTGGTGCCTTTTTAGATCCTGTAGCTGACAAG CTTATGGTTGCTGCAACGTTGGTCTTATTGTGTAGCAAGCCTCCAGAAATTGCGATGTTTGAACATTTTCCATGGCTACTTCCAGTACCAGCCATTGCTATCATTGGGAGAGAG ATAACTATGTCGGCAGTAAGGGAATGGGCTGCCTCTCAAGATGCTAAGCTTTTGCAG GCTGTTGCTGTAAATAATTTAGGCAAATGGAAAACTGCAACACAGATGGTTGCGCTTACTATTATCTTGGCTACCAGAGACAGCAG TGTTACTAGCCAAGGGGTTCTACCAATTTCTGGTGTTGTTCTGCTCTATGTTTCATCTGGACTCGCAGTATGGTCACTGGTTGTGTATATGAGGAAAATATGGAAGGTGTTATTGAGATAA
- the LOC130802665 gene encoding GTPase-activating protein GYP2-like isoform X2, whose amino-acid sequence MRLKSITNPLNSLQNKRDAYGFAIRPQHVQRYKEYANIYQEEEEERSDRWNIFLEMLSESIQLSVNGEIVDTYDNKGHLMPVADTNLQAPDESVVGTDTSSSEGSIDDKIQKPEVLVVKAKKIHKVQIWSEIRPLLRAIEDIMSVRVNKRSCSYRKEPDTDSHKILKSYEEAKSFKGAAEDDSEEEFYDVEKSDPVQDVPSIDTASIPATVGIVEGTNLDSSSPWKTELDFFVRGGLPMALRGELWQAFVGVKARRVEKYYEKLLHSESNHVNKVNQEETNDNDSGAGLCEKWKGQIEKDLPRTFPGHPALDENGRNALRRLLIAYARHNPSVGYCQAMNFFAGLLLLLMPEENAFWTLMGILDDYFDGYYSEEMIECQVDQHVFEDLMRERFPKLVNHLDYLGVQVGCVTGPWFLSIFINMLPWESVLRVWDVLLFEGNRVMLFRTALALLELYGPALLTTKDAGDAVSLLQSLAGSTFDSSQLVLTACMGYQNVHEARLQELRDKHRPVLLAAIEQRSKGHQALKNSQGLTCKLYSFKHDPGSDEQMNGDTAHIESGFTVPGDYFIGMTGAVDIDPSLDIQEQVRWLKVELCKLLEEKRSAELRAEELETALMEMVKQDNRRQLSARVEQLELEVSELRRSLADKQEQEGAMLQVLMRVEQEQKLTEDARRFAEQEVASQRVAAETLQEKYDKAVFALAEMEKRVVMAESMLEATLQYQSGQMKTQPSPRSVHNSSPVQSNTEPSTDLPVRKISLLTRPFGL is encoded by the exons ATGAGACTAAAGTCTATCACCAATCCTCTCAATTCTCTCCAAAACAAGAG AGATGCTTATGGTTTCGCAATTAGACCTCAGCATGTGCAAAGATATAAAGAGTATGCCAACATCTATCAG gaggaagaggaggaaAGATCTGATCGTTGGAACATTTTCCTTGAGATGTTATCTGAGTCTATTCAGTTGTCTGTTAATGGAGAAATAGTAGATACTTATGACAACAAAGGTCACCTGATGCCTGTAGCTGATACTAACCTGCAAGCACCAGATGAGTCTGTTGTTGGAACTGATACATCTAGTTCTGAAGGTTCTATTGATGATAAAATTCAGAAGCCTGAAGTCCTAGTAGTGAAGGCAAAGAAAATTCATAAAGTTCAAATATGGTCTGAGATAAGACCATTATTACGCGCAATAGAGGATATAATGAGTGTACGAGTGAACAAGAGGAGCTGTTCCTATCGGAAAGAACCGGATACTGATTCTCACAAAATCCTCAAATCTTATGAAGAAGCTAAGTCTTTCAAAGGAGCAGCAGAAGATGATTCCGAAGAAGAATTCTATGACGTGGAGAAATCAGATCCTGTTCAAGATGTCCCTTCTATTGATACTGCTTCTATACCTGCAACTGTTGGCATTGTTGAGGGAACCAACCTAGACTCCAGCTCTCCTTGGAAAACAGAATTGGATTTTTTTGTTCGAGGGGGTCTTCCGATGGCCCTTAGAGGAGAG CTTTGGCAAGCCTTTGTTGGTGTGAAGGCACGAAGAGTAGAGAAGTACTATGAAAAGTTGTTGCACTCAGAAAGTAATCATGTTAATAAAGTAAATCAGGAAGAAACAAATGATAATGATTCTGGTGCAGGACTTTGTGAGAAATGGAAGGGCCAGATTGAAAAG GATTTACCTCGTACTTTTCCTGGCCACCCTGCATTGGATGAAAACGGCAGAAATGCTTTAAGGCGTTTACTTATTGCTTATGCTCGGCATAACCCATCAGTTGGCTATTGCCAG GCTATGAATTTTTTTGCTGGCTTACTGTTGCTTTTAATGCCTGAGGAGAATGCATTTTG GACCCTTATGGGTATATTGGATGACTATTTTGATGGTTATTATTCAGAAGAGATGATCGAGTGTCAG GTGGACCAGCATGTTTTTGAGGACTTGATGCGCGAACGGTTCCCAAAATTGG TAAATCATCTTGACTATTTGGGCGTGCAAGTGGGATGTGTTACTGGTCCTTGGTTCCTCTCAATATTCATAAATATGCTTCCGTGGGAAAGTG TTCTTCGAGTTTGGGATGTGCTTCTGTTCGAGGGGAATCGTGTTATGCTGTTTCGCACTGCACTTGCGCTTTTAGAGTTATATG GCCCTGCCTTGTTAACAACAAAAGATGCAGGAGATGCAGTTTCTTTGCTACAATCTCTTGCCGGATCAACGTTTGACAGTAGTCAACTAGTCCTGACTGCTTGCATGGGATACCAAAATGTACATGAAGCTAGATTGCAGGAATTAAGAGATAAACATCGTCCTGTACTACTTGCTGCTATTGAACAAAGATCCAAAGGCCATCAAGCTCTGAAAAATTCTCAGGGTCTAACTTGTAAGCTATACAGTTTCAAGCATGATCCTGGATCTGATGAGCAAATGAATGGTGATACAGCACACATAGAATCTGGTTTTACTGTCCCCGGCGATTACTTTATTGGCATGACTGGAGCTGTGGATATTGATCCTAGTTTGGATATTCAAGAGCAG GTAAGATGGTTGAAGGTTGAATTATGCAAATTATTGGAAGAGAAAAGATCCGCAGAGCTCAG AGCAGAGGAGCTGGAGACTGCATTAATGGAGATGGTGAAGCAAGACAACCGTCGACAATTAAGCGCAAGG GTTGAACAATTGGAACTAGAGGTTTCAGAGCTCCGTCGTTCCCTCGCTGATAAGCAGGAGCAAGAAGGTGCCATGCTTCAG GTCTTAATGCGGGTTGAGCAAGAGCAGAAACTAACGGAAGATGCACGTAGATTTGCTGAACAAGAAGTGGCGTCCCAGAGAGTTGCAGCTGAAACTCTTCAG GAAAAATATGACAAGGCTGTGTTTGCACTTGCTGAAATGGAGAAGCGGGTAGTTATGGCAGAATCAATGTTGGAAGCTACACTACAATACCAGTCCGGCCAAATGAAAACTCAACCTTCTCCAAG GTCTGTACATAATTCTTCACCAGTACAAAGTAACACTGAGCCTTCAACAGATCTACCTGTTAGAAAAATTAGCCTGCTCACGAGACCTTTTGGGCTCTGA